Part of the Candidatus Goldiibacteriota bacterium HGW-Goldbacteria-1 genome is shown below.
TGTTTATAATTTATGGGAGCGGGGGAAAATATGAAATATAAAAAACTTGGCGGAAGTAATCTTGAAATATCCACAATAGGGCTTGGTATGTTTGCCACGGGAGGAGAAGGGTGGAAGTTTGCGTGGGGGCCGCAGGATGACAATGAAACTATTAACGCTGTTAACGCTTCGCTTGACTGCGGAATTAACTGGGTGGATACCGCGCCCGCGTACGGGCTTGGCCACGCGGAAACAGTCCTTGGAAAAGCAATTAAGGGCAAACGAGATAAGTTATATATTTTCACCAAGTGCGGAAGGGTGTGGGATGATAAGGGCGATATGTCCGCGGTACTTGATAAAGAATCTGTAATAAAAGAGTGCGATGACAGTTTAAAAAGGCTTGATATTGATTGCATAGACCTTTATCAGATACACTGGCCGCAGCCCGATGAAAAAATTGAAGAGGCGTGGGAAGCGATATGTGATTTGAAAAAAGCGGGTAAGATAAAATACGCGGGCGTGTCAAATTTTAACGGGGCTCAGATGAAACGCGTGCAGGATATCGCGCCGGTAACATCGCTGCAGCCGCCGTACAGTTTAATGCGCCGTGAAGCGGCGGTGGATTTTAAGTTCTGTGAAGAAAACAATATAGGAATTATAGTTTATAGCCCGATGGCAAAAGGGCTATTATCAGGCAAGTATAACAAGGATAATGTATCGGCGTTTGCTGAAACGGACCACAGAAAAAATGATGATATGTTCAAGGGTGATAATTTAGAAAAAGCATTACGTCTTGTTGAACTGATGAAACCAATGGCGGTTATCAGGGGATGCGAAGTCTCCAATATCGCGGTGGCATGGACGCTTTCAAACAGCGCCGTCACAGGCGCTATCTGCGGGGCGCGCAGCGCCAAACAGGCAAAGACAAATGCCGTATCTGCGGATATTACGCTTACGCGGGAAGAATTAAATTTATTAAACAGCTGATATAAAAGGAGGGTTTATGGCATCGTGGGGAACGGCAATTTCCTCAAATGATACATATGAAACAATAAGAGACGCCTTTTTTGAAAAATATGATGACGGCGCGGAAGTAAAGGATATTACAGAGAATATTTTAAAGGAATACAAAGAGCTTTACGAAAACCCTGAAGAATTAAATAACTTCTGGTTCGCGCTGGCGAAATTTCAGTGGGAATGTAAAGCGCTGGATAAAGAGATTTTTGAAAGGGTTAAGGGGATAATAGATTCCGGAAGTGATATAGAACTATGGAAAAAAACAGAGGATGTTCAGGAAGAGGATATATTAAGACGCCAGAAGGTATTAAGGAAATTTATTGAAGAACTGTCATCTGAAAAATTTACGGCAAGGAAAAGAAAAAATATATAGTTGAGGTGCTGATATGAAAAGAAAAATTGATCTGAACATAGATATGTCATCAATAAAGAACCATCAGGATTACAGGGCAGTGTGGGATGACCTTTGTCCCATTGAGATTAAAATGGTGGAGCAGTACGAAGAGTGTAAACACAAAATAGGCGATACATTTATATACGAAAACCCTTATACAAAACCTGCCGGGCTTTGCGGCGCGCTTATGCATGTCGCGGAGCTGTATCTGTGGCGCGCGGAACTTGGGTTTCCGTCATGGAATGAGGATAACAGAAGGGTATTCAGGGTGCATTGTCCTGACGCAAAAGGGACGGTATGGGAAATAAGGAAGGTGGAGAAGAAATGAACATATATTTGACTTTAAGGAAAATACTGTTTTTGACGGGCGTGATTGTTATTCTTCAGATGCTTACCGGTTGTGCAACATATCAATCGCGCTATTACAGGGATGGAATCCGGATTAAAAAATTGGAATTGAAAAAGCCAATGGCAGGATTTACCGCAGATAACAATATGGCGGTTTTAAAAAAACGTACGGTAATTTTGCCTTTTGAAGACAGGCGGGATATCAATGAAATATATGTTGGGACGTCTGAACCGATTTCTCTCCTTTTTGCAGGCGCTTTTTCTGATGCCGCTTCAGAATCGCTTATCTTTAAGAGTTCGGGCCTTCCGGGATTTGATGAACTGCACATGAAGGGAATAAAGCTTGAAGAAAAAAATATCCGTAAATTACTTGCCGGGTTTAGCGCTGAATATTTACTTGGCGGAACTGTCGATAAGTTTGAAATAAAAATAGAAAACCGTAATGTTATGGATGTTTATCTAAATGTTTCTGCGGAAGGTTCTGTTTATCTCTGCAGCGCAGACAGTGGAATGATTTACAAAAGTACTTTTCAGGCGAATGAGAACATTAAGGTTGATTATAGTGTTGCGCCTTATGGAGGATATAACGGAATAGAGATGTCCGGTCAAAAGATTAAAGATTTTATTTATAAAGTAGCAATAAAGGAAATTGATA
Proteins encoded:
- a CDS encoding aldo/keto reductase; translation: MGAGENMKYKKLGGSNLEISTIGLGMFATGGEGWKFAWGPQDDNETINAVNASLDCGINWVDTAPAYGLGHAETVLGKAIKGKRDKLYIFTKCGRVWDDKGDMSAVLDKESVIKECDDSLKRLDIDCIDLYQIHWPQPDEKIEEAWEAICDLKKAGKIKYAGVSNFNGAQMKRVQDIAPVTSLQPPYSLMRREAAVDFKFCEENNIGIIVYSPMAKGLLSGKYNKDNVSAFAETDHRKNDDMFKGDNLEKALRLVELMKPMAVIRGCEVSNIAVAWTLSNSAVTGAICGARSAKQAKTNAVSADITLTREELNLLNS